Proteins encoded in a region of the Paenibacillus sp. E222 genome:
- a CDS encoding glycoside hydrolase family 2 TIM barrel-domain containing protein gives MNQKKLFTDGWQFAKSKLEVTEPAGLTFEPVELPHDWLIYNTLDLYEDSIGWYRKTFPYTKDEQQLLLCFDGVYMDSFVYVNGQLVGEWKYGYSAFEHEITSALVEGDNEIVVKVVHQSPNSRWYSGAGIYRNVWLKTRDRNHIVTDGTYVSIQQQTEGWQVEVDTELSLNQNAQLVHTIWYQGNQIVSSKEDVTATAGQDAGHGEIQSNSQKLTVDLPKLWSPDEPNLYDLVTELQVATGEQGYETIETATQRIGFRDIKLDANEGFHLNGVKMKLNGVCEHHDLGALGAAFNLTALRRRFTLLKEMGVNAIRTAHNMPAKEFMELADEMGMLIVSEAFDMWERAKTPYDYARFFPEWAYSDVKSWVKRDRNHASLIMWSIGNEIYDTHADERGQEVTRMLMEYVLEFDPKGNAGVTIGSNYMPWENAQKCADIVKLAGYNYAEKYYDKHHEEHPDWIIYGSETSSVVQSRGIYHFPFEQSILADDDEQCSALGNSTTSWGAKSAEYCILAERDTPYSLGQFLWTGFDYIGEPTPYHTKNSYFGQLDTATFPKDSYYIYQAAWTDYKKSPMVHLFPYWDFSPGQLIDVRVCSNAPKIELQLNGKTIGTHDIDHAKGTQLAGWWKVPYEEGELKAIAYDENGNVIATDVQRSYTDAKKIRLQADREQLQADGTDLIFVEIQVEDEAGNPVQNANNRVQVQVTGAGRLLGLDNGDSTDYDPYKGLSRRLFSGKLMAIIGATNESGTVRIEVTSEGLESAAAEFESRAVAGAGDRTLGDSEAAAGQEHIVLMSNTERPVLTGHVQEIPLRKIEIVSEGGQLFDESKQEMTVKAKLYPENTSYRDIEWAVVNDAGIESNIAKVEANGLEVNVSALGDGEFRLRATSSNGTDKTKLISQLEFKATGLGTAYKDPYGFITGGLYDYTKGDVGNGNERGVATSRDGETHVGFRNIDFGPYGSDTITIPIFALSSEEYFIQIWEGMPDEEGSTLLADVVYDKESRWNVYQEETYHLSKRLSGITSICFVLKQKIHIKGFSFERQSRAFEQNTAASCDHLYGDTFKIEGDHVEGIGNNVSLEFENMDFTADGSSKLVIYGRSPIDKNTIHIRFAGEDGQSNQLVEFTQSDGYEERVFELEQVKGVQKVTFIFLPGSQFDFGWFRFEK, from the coding sequence ATGAATCAGAAAAAGCTTTTTACGGATGGATGGCAATTTGCGAAAAGTAAGCTGGAGGTTACGGAGCCTGCGGGGTTAACGTTTGAACCGGTTGAGCTTCCTCATGATTGGCTGATCTATAATACGCTCGATCTGTATGAGGATAGCATCGGATGGTATCGCAAGACATTCCCGTATACGAAGGATGAGCAGCAGCTTCTGCTTTGCTTTGACGGGGTGTATATGGATTCTTTCGTATATGTAAACGGTCAGCTTGTGGGGGAGTGGAAGTACGGTTATTCGGCTTTTGAGCATGAGATCACGAGTGCTTTGGTGGAAGGTGACAATGAAATTGTAGTCAAGGTTGTGCATCAGAGTCCCAACAGCAGATGGTATTCGGGGGCTGGCATTTATCGCAATGTGTGGCTCAAAACGAGAGATCGGAATCATATTGTCACAGACGGTACCTATGTATCGATTCAGCAGCAGACAGAAGGCTGGCAGGTTGAGGTGGATACAGAGCTGAGTCTCAATCAGAACGCACAACTTGTGCACACGATTTGGTATCAGGGTAATCAGATCGTATCCAGCAAAGAGGACGTTACAGCTACAGCGGGTCAAGACGCCGGACATGGAGAGATACAATCCAACAGCCAAAAGCTGACGGTCGATCTTCCGAAGTTATGGAGCCCGGATGAACCGAATCTGTATGATCTGGTAACGGAACTACAAGTAGCTACAGGTGAGCAGGGCTATGAGACGATCGAGACCGCCACACAGCGGATTGGTTTCAGGGATATCAAGTTGGATGCAAACGAAGGATTCCACCTGAATGGGGTCAAGATGAAGCTGAACGGTGTGTGTGAACACCATGATCTCGGGGCGCTCGGGGCTGCTTTTAACCTGACGGCGCTGCGCAGAAGATTTACTCTGTTGAAGGAAATGGGCGTCAATGCCATCCGGACCGCTCATAACATGCCTGCCAAAGAATTCATGGAACTTGCGGATGAGATGGGTATGCTGATCGTTTCGGAAGCGTTTGATATGTGGGAGAGAGCCAAAACCCCTTACGATTATGCGAGATTTTTCCCGGAGTGGGCATATTCTGATGTGAAGAGCTGGGTCAAGCGTGATCGTAACCATGCAAGTCTGATCATGTGGAGTATCGGTAACGAAATTTACGACACTCATGCGGATGAGAGGGGCCAAGAAGTAACCCGGATGCTGATGGAGTATGTACTGGAATTCGATCCAAAAGGGAATGCAGGCGTGACGATCGGTTCGAACTACATGCCGTGGGAAAACGCACAAAAATGCGCCGATATCGTGAAGCTCGCAGGTTATAACTACGCGGAAAAATACTACGACAAACATCACGAAGAACATCCGGACTGGATTATCTATGGTAGTGAAACGTCGTCTGTGGTGCAGAGCCGTGGGATCTATCACTTCCCGTTCGAGCAATCCATTCTGGCCGACGATGACGAGCAGTGCTCAGCTTTGGGTAACAGTACAACAAGCTGGGGCGCAAAGTCAGCAGAATATTGCATTTTGGCGGAACGAGATACGCCGTATTCCTTGGGGCAGTTCCTGTGGACGGGATTCGATTATATTGGAGAACCAACACCGTATCATACGAAGAATTCGTATTTTGGACAGCTGGATACAGCAACGTTCCCGAAGGATTCCTATTATATCTACCAAGCGGCCTGGACGGATTACAAGAAAAGCCCGATGGTTCACCTGTTCCCTTACTGGGATTTCAGCCCGGGTCAGCTGATCGATGTACGCGTGTGCAGTAATGCGCCGAAAATTGAATTGCAGCTGAATGGCAAGACAATCGGCACGCATGATATCGACCATGCAAAGGGAACCCAGTTGGCAGGCTGGTGGAAAGTGCCATATGAAGAAGGCGAGCTCAAAGCGATCGCTTATGATGAGAACGGCAACGTAATTGCAACGGATGTGCAACGATCCTATACAGATGCGAAGAAGATTCGTCTGCAAGCCGATCGGGAGCAGCTGCAAGCGGACGGTACGGATCTTATTTTCGTGGAAATCCAAGTGGAAGATGAAGCGGGCAATCCCGTGCAAAATGCAAACAACCGTGTGCAGGTCCAAGTGACAGGTGCAGGTCGTCTGTTGGGTCTCGATAACGGGGACAGCACGGACTATGATCCATATAAAGGACTGAGCAGAAGGCTGTTCAGCGGCAAGCTGATGGCAATCATCGGGGCAACGAACGAATCGGGAACGGTACGCATCGAGGTGACTTCGGAAGGGTTGGAAAGTGCAGCTGCCGAGTTCGAATCACGAGCTGTTGCAGGCGCAGGAGATCGTACCTTAGGTGATTCCGAGGCCGCTGCAGGTCAGGAGCATATCGTACTCATGAGTAATACAGAACGTCCGGTTCTGACGGGCCACGTGCAGGAGATTCCTTTGCGAAAAATCGAGATTGTCAGCGAAGGTGGACAGCTATTCGATGAATCGAAACAGGAGATGACGGTGAAAGCCAAGCTGTATCCGGAGAACACATCCTATCGGGATATTGAGTGGGCAGTTGTGAACGACGCAGGTATCGAATCCAACATTGCCAAGGTCGAAGCCAACGGTCTGGAAGTCAACGTATCCGCTCTGGGCGATGGGGAATTCCGTCTTCGTGCGACGAGCAGTAACGGTACCGATAAAACGAAACTGATTTCCCAACTGGAGTTCAAAGCAACAGGTCTAGGTACGGCTTACAAAGATCCATACGGCTTTATTACTGGCGGGCTGTACGATTACACCAAAGGGGATGTCGGCAACGGCAATGAACGCGGGGTAGCGACAAGCCGGGACGGGGAGACACATGTGGGCTTCCGCAACATTGACTTCGGGCCTTATGGATCTGACACCATTACGATTCCAATCTTTGCGCTGTCCAGTGAAGAGTACTTCATTCAGATCTGGGAAGGCATGCCGGATGAAGAGGGAAGTACACTGCTGGCAGATGTGGTGTATGACAAAGAATCCAGATGGAATGTATATCAGGAAGAGACGTATCATCTGTCCAAGCGGCTGAGCGGGATTACATCGATCTGTTTTGTACTGAAGCAGAAGATTCATATCAAAGGCTTCTCGTTCGAGCGCCAAAGCCGGGCATTTGAGCAGAATACGGCTGCATCATGCGATCATCTCTACGGGGATACATTCAAGATCGAGGGTGATCATGTTGAGGGGATCGGGAACAATGTGTCGCTGGAGTTTGAAAATATGGACTTCACGGCAGACGGCTCGTCCAAGCTTGTGATCTATGGACGTTCGCCGATTGATAAAAACACGATTCATATCCGCTTTGCAGGTGAGGACGGACAGAGCAATCAGCTGGTCGAATTCACACAGTCCGATGGATATGAGGAGCGGGTGTTTGAGCTTGAGCAAGTTAAAGGTGTGCAGAAGGTGACCTTTATTTTCCTGCCGGGTAGTCAGTTTGACTTTGGCTGGTTCCGGTTCGAGAAGTAG
- a CDS encoding epoxide hydrolase family protein produces MTVERFHIHVSDEILDDLQYRLHHIRWPDQFVDSGWERGTDISYLKSLVSYWRDHYDWRAQESRLNQFSQFRCQLDGVDVHFVHERGKGPNPLPIILTHGWPDSYLRYQKIIPLLTDPASHGGNPEDSFDVIVPSLPGFGFSSRPDQPGINNSGVSQMWAKLMTKELGYSKFAAAGGDIGSGVTRYLASNNPELLVGIHLTDIGIIRDLLSSQDEGERSEEEREYKKNASTWISQEGGYMSIQSTKPQTLAYGLSDSPVGLAAWIIEKFRAWSDCKGDLNQLFSKDELLTHIMIYWVTNTIGSSTRMYYENSHSLPPLGRIDVPTGIAIFPADIVLPPKSWAMQNLNVTRWTSMPSGGHFTALEEPELLADDIRAFYRPIRAMNN; encoded by the coding sequence ATGACTGTTGAACGTTTTCATATTCATGTCTCCGATGAGATTCTGGACGATTTGCAATATCGGCTGCATCACATCCGTTGGCCAGATCAATTTGTAGATTCCGGCTGGGAGCGAGGAACAGATATTAGTTATTTAAAATCACTTGTCTCTTATTGGAGAGATCATTATGACTGGCGAGCACAAGAGTCCAGGTTGAATCAATTTTCCCAGTTTCGTTGCCAGTTGGATGGGGTGGATGTGCACTTCGTACATGAACGTGGTAAAGGGCCTAACCCTCTGCCGATTATTCTTACCCATGGCTGGCCCGATAGCTATCTTCGTTATCAAAAGATTATCCCTCTCCTGACCGATCCCGCGAGTCATGGAGGTAATCCGGAGGACTCTTTTGATGTCATTGTGCCTTCACTGCCTGGATTTGGATTCTCTAGTCGCCCTGACCAACCTGGAATCAACAACTCTGGTGTCTCCCAGATGTGGGCCAAACTAATGACCAAAGAATTAGGCTACAGCAAATTTGCTGCTGCAGGTGGAGATATTGGCTCTGGCGTTACACGTTATCTGGCATCGAATAATCCTGAACTTCTAGTTGGAATCCACTTAACGGATATTGGTATCATAAGAGATCTCTTATCTTCCCAGGATGAAGGAGAACGCTCAGAGGAAGAGCGAGAGTACAAGAAAAATGCTTCAACCTGGATTTCACAAGAGGGGGGTTATATGTCCATTCAATCAACCAAACCTCAGACACTTGCGTATGGACTTTCCGATTCCCCAGTAGGTTTGGCCGCTTGGATCATTGAGAAATTTCGTGCTTGGAGCGACTGTAAAGGCGACCTTAATCAACTATTTAGCAAGGATGAATTGCTGACTCATATTATGATCTATTGGGTTACAAACACGATAGGATCATCCACACGTATGTATTACGAAAATTCACATTCCTTGCCACCATTGGGACGGATAGATGTTCCGACAGGCATTGCCATATTTCCTGCGGATATCGTGCTGCCGCCCAAGTCTTGGGCGATGCAAAACCTGAACGTAACGCGTTGGACGTCCATGCCAAGTGGAGGGCATTTTACGGCTTTGGAAGAACCGGAGTTGCTGGCAGATGATATTCGGGCATTCTACAGACCGATTCGAGCTATGAATAATTAA
- a CDS encoding alpha-glycosidase: protein MLLEAIYHRPKMNWSYVYDRSTMHLRLRSKRGDLDAVIAIIGDKYAWDRTVLHLPMRIFARDALFDYWEVEAQPPYRRLRYGFQLIEGEESVWMTERGFEQALPDHPLEFFDFPFMNPADFFETPAWVKDAVFYQIFPERFANGDPSISPKNAEPWGGEPTPVNFFGGDLQGVLDHLDHLSALGINAIYFCPVFQATTNHKYNTADYLKIDPHFGTNEKMKELVDACHARGIRVVLDAVFNHSGREFLPFADVLEKGAASRYADWFHVREWPARIEDGIPTYDTFAFEPLMPKLNTEHPEVKEYLLEVARYWIQDMGIDGWRLDVANEVDHQFWREFRQTVKSLNPDAYLLGEIWHDSIMWLQGDQFDAVMNYPFTNSVMDYAVLGKLDGLGFANEVGKLLAAYSQPVTEAAFNLLGSHDTPRLLTLCEGDVRKMKLAVILLLTYPGAPCIYYGDEVGLDGGYDPGCRKCMEWDEQKQNKDLLDFFTQAIALRKQHAALRSADITMIYAEAGDPCIAIGRKDQDSGEQFVLVLNASEEPRSMELPLHQGTWRNVFSATTRETQQNNLKLDLEPYGFSLLQLDVKAHVKA from the coding sequence ATGTTACTTGAAGCTATTTATCACCGTCCCAAAATGAATTGGTCCTACGTATATGACCGTTCCACCATGCACCTGAGACTCCGTTCCAAGCGGGGCGACCTGGATGCGGTTATTGCCATCATCGGGGATAAATATGCGTGGGATCGTACGGTCCTTCACCTTCCGATGCGAATCTTTGCCCGTGATGCCCTGTTCGATTATTGGGAAGTGGAAGCGCAACCACCTTACCGCAGATTGCGTTACGGCTTCCAACTGATCGAGGGAGAAGAATCGGTCTGGATGACGGAACGGGGATTCGAACAGGCTCTGCCTGATCATCCGCTGGAATTTTTCGATTTTCCATTTATGAATCCAGCAGATTTCTTCGAAACGCCTGCTTGGGTTAAGGATGCTGTGTTCTATCAGATCTTCCCTGAACGTTTTGCCAATGGTGATCCGTCGATCAGTCCAAAGAACGCTGAGCCCTGGGGTGGTGAACCGACTCCTGTCAATTTTTTCGGAGGTGATTTACAAGGCGTTTTGGACCATCTCGACCATCTGAGTGCGCTTGGCATTAACGCCATTTATTTCTGCCCAGTGTTCCAGGCTACAACCAACCATAAATACAATACCGCAGACTACCTGAAGATCGATCCGCACTTTGGCACTAATGAGAAAATGAAGGAGCTTGTGGATGCATGCCATGCACGTGGGATACGGGTAGTTCTGGACGCGGTGTTTAACCACTCCGGCAGAGAGTTCCTTCCGTTTGCGGATGTGCTTGAAAAAGGGGCTGCTTCCCGTTATGCGGATTGGTTCCATGTCAGAGAATGGCCAGCACGTATCGAGGACGGTATTCCCACATATGATACGTTTGCCTTTGAACCCCTTATGCCCAAACTGAACACGGAGCATCCCGAGGTTAAGGAATATTTGCTGGAGGTGGCCCGCTACTGGATTCAGGATATGGGAATCGACGGTTGGAGGCTGGATGTTGCCAATGAGGTAGACCATCAATTCTGGCGTGAATTCCGGCAAACAGTCAAATCACTTAACCCGGATGCTTATCTGCTCGGCGAAATCTGGCATGATTCCATCATGTGGCTGCAGGGGGACCAATTCGATGCAGTCATGAACTATCCGTTCACGAATTCAGTCATGGATTACGCTGTGCTTGGCAAGCTGGACGGTCTCGGATTCGCCAACGAGGTTGGCAAACTGCTTGCTGCCTATTCACAGCCTGTAACCGAAGCGGCCTTCAACCTGCTCGGCAGTCATGACACGCCAAGACTGCTCACCCTATGTGAAGGGGATGTACGCAAAATGAAGCTGGCCGTCATTCTGCTGCTTACGTATCCAGGTGCTCCTTGTATTTACTATGGTGATGAGGTAGGACTTGATGGAGGCTATGATCCAGGTTGCCGCAAATGTATGGAGTGGGACGAACAGAAGCAGAACAAGGATCTGCTCGATTTCTTCACCCAAGCCATTGCCCTGCGTAAACAACACGCTGCATTGCGCAGTGCGGACATCACGATGATTTACGCGGAAGCCGGAGATCCGTGCATTGCCATCGGACGCAAGGATCAGGATAGCGGAGAACAATTCGTCCTTGTCCTGAATGCAAGTGAAGAACCGCGCAGTATGGAGCTGCCACTACATCAAGGAACTTGGCGTAATGTATTCTCAGCCACAACTCGGGAAACTCAGCAGAACAATCTGAAGCTGGACTTGGAACCATACGGTTTCTCCCTGTTGCAGCTGGATGTCAAAGCACACGTGAAGGCATAA
- a CDS encoding fatty acid--CoA ligase family protein: protein MNITFLLERFAAYDHRPALIWKDEQYSYNWLLDQIQTFSQWISREGLEEAIVVLEEDYSPYAAAALIALLERNCIVVPLDRHLVEAKRNEYTTLAQAEWRMSVGEGEAIARRCSVQGSRSPILARLSQKKNAGLVIFSSGSTGRSKAAVHSADRLLHGFRRQVRPLCTIPFMMFDHIGGLNTMLQSLSSGGCLCVIPDRSPLEVCKTIEKYRVQALPVSPTFMNLLLLSGVYREFDLSSLEVVSYGSEVMPEAMLTAWNRQFPNVRTVQAYGMSELGILPTRSKDSGSLLFTVRDGGVRYRIVDGLLEIQTKTAMIGYLNAPSPFTEDGWLQTGDEAEMEDGYIRILGRRSEIINVGGRKVYPAEVESILEQMEVIETAIVSGEPSGIMGQMVKATVRLTGEQPLTELRRQIWDFCRDKLPQYKIPQKIVITQDTLTSPRMKKIRNSGQSSSVRDEVAASKEEHSEEHNTE, encoded by the coding sequence ATGAATATCACTTTTCTTCTGGAACGGTTCGCCGCGTATGACCATCGCCCTGCGTTGATATGGAAGGACGAGCAATATAGTTATAACTGGTTATTGGATCAGATTCAGACCTTTAGCCAGTGGATTTCCAGAGAAGGGCTCGAAGAGGCGATTGTTGTGCTTGAAGAGGATTATTCTCCTTATGCCGCAGCGGCATTGATCGCACTTCTGGAGCGGAATTGTATTGTGGTTCCGCTGGATCGACACTTGGTTGAGGCCAAACGGAATGAGTATACAACGCTCGCTCAGGCAGAATGGCGTATGAGTGTTGGGGAAGGGGAAGCGATAGCCAGACGTTGCTCTGTGCAAGGCTCTCGGTCTCCGATATTGGCAAGGCTGAGTCAGAAAAAGAATGCAGGTCTGGTGATCTTCTCATCCGGATCGACAGGACGAAGCAAAGCTGCTGTTCACAGCGCGGATCGCCTGTTGCACGGGTTCAGGCGGCAAGTCCGGCCGCTCTGTACGATCCCTTTCATGATGTTTGATCACATTGGCGGGTTAAACACAATGCTGCAATCCCTGTCCAGCGGCGGCTGTTTATGTGTCATACCGGATCGCTCCCCCCTGGAAGTATGCAAAACCATTGAAAAGTATCGTGTTCAGGCACTGCCAGTCTCACCAACGTTCATGAATTTGCTGCTCCTTAGCGGAGTCTATCGGGAATTCGATTTATCCAGTCTCGAAGTGGTCTCCTATGGTTCAGAGGTTATGCCGGAGGCGATGCTTACCGCATGGAACAGACAGTTTCCGAATGTGCGCACGGTGCAGGCTTATGGGATGTCGGAGCTTGGCATTCTGCCGACACGCTCCAAGGATTCGGGTTCATTGCTATTTACGGTTCGTGACGGAGGAGTCCGTTATCGCATTGTGGACGGGCTGTTAGAGATCCAAACGAAAACGGCCATGATCGGGTATCTGAACGCCCCTTCTCCGTTCACGGAAGATGGCTGGCTCCAGACCGGGGATGAAGCGGAGATGGAGGATGGTTACATTCGTATTTTGGGTCGCCGCTCCGAGATCATTAATGTAGGCGGACGTAAGGTTTATCCTGCGGAAGTGGAGAGTATTCTGGAGCAAATGGAAGTCATTGAAACGGCTATCGTGAGTGGTGAGCCGAGTGGAATTATGGGGCAGATGGTAAAGGCCACGGTCAGACTTACAGGTGAGCAGCCTCTTACGGAACTGCGCAGACAAATCTGGGACTTTTGCCGAGACAAGCTGCCCCAGTACAAAATTCCGCAAAAAATCGTGATCACCCAGGATACATTAACAAGCCCAAGAATGAAGAAAATAAGAAATTCCGGTCAAAGCTCCTCCGTTCGAGATGAGGTTGCGGCAAGCAAGGAGGAACATTCGGAGGAACACAATACTGAATGA
- a CDS encoding esterase family protein, with protein MNTHSVIECVEGFKASRLGNTRKIFVYLPPGYKEHVDHRYPVLYMHAGQRAFGPSTTGNETWHVDQAANQLIDQGLMDGLIIVGIAHVRPVTHNEFYHFIAPAREAVSVGCSGLDYEHFIIHELKPFIDEHYRTLPDKDNTGLLGSSAAALSTFHIGTRHPEIFGKLIMLSPFFVDVQLDETSESSLQEEDMYLMPERSAPIQMWIDIGDAEGLFLPSQVRNVVRQITERGYKPGKDIAFLEQPDAGHQEADWGERVHLPLLYMFGRIGKPVSLELMGRDMIGLKGGMNCHINALLHYDSGFTMSVLEGEYHSDQPDVIEVRPNGELVPVKIGNAVVTLTVGELSASRMYTVVEELSGHVTVCLSAEAPFQDMYDDSIYGGMGMKLLHTGGGHYEGCFEVPRDSGFRFRFTRGFRQFETDADGKPLPNRVFRAHDNLSLHYKIQSWGSMAAKAGNRR; from the coding sequence GTGAACACTCATTCTGTCATCGAATGTGTGGAAGGTTTCAAGGCATCCAGGCTGGGCAACACGAGAAAGATTTTTGTCTATTTGCCACCAGGCTATAAGGAGCATGTGGATCATCGCTATCCTGTGTTATACATGCATGCGGGTCAGAGGGCCTTCGGCCCTTCGACTACGGGAAATGAAACGTGGCACGTAGATCAGGCGGCAAACCAACTGATTGATCAAGGCTTGATGGACGGGCTGATCATTGTCGGAATTGCCCATGTTCGTCCAGTTACACACAATGAATTCTATCATTTCATTGCGCCTGCAAGAGAAGCGGTGAGTGTGGGCTGCTCAGGCCTGGATTATGAACACTTTATCATTCATGAACTGAAACCGTTCATTGACGAGCATTACCGCACACTTCCAGACAAGGACAATACGGGACTGCTTGGTTCTTCCGCAGCGGCACTCAGCACCTTCCATATAGGAACACGTCATCCTGAAATTTTTGGCAAACTGATCATGCTCTCTCCCTTTTTCGTGGACGTGCAGCTGGATGAAACGTCGGAGAGCAGTTTACAGGAGGAGGATATGTACCTCATGCCTGAGCGCAGTGCTCCGATTCAAATGTGGATAGATATTGGGGATGCAGAAGGATTATTTCTTCCTTCCCAGGTAAGGAATGTAGTCCGTCAGATCACTGAACGGGGATACAAGCCTGGCAAGGACATCGCATTTCTGGAACAGCCGGATGCAGGTCATCAGGAAGCGGATTGGGGAGAGAGGGTTCACCTTCCGCTACTGTACATGTTTGGCCGAATCGGCAAACCGGTTTCTCTGGAGCTGATGGGAAGGGACATGATCGGATTGAAAGGCGGAATGAACTGTCACATCAATGCGCTGCTTCATTACGACAGCGGGTTCACCATGAGTGTGCTTGAAGGGGAATATCATTCCGATCAACCCGATGTTATTGAGGTTCGACCCAATGGGGAATTGGTTCCTGTCAAGATAGGTAATGCAGTGGTCACCCTCACGGTGGGAGAGCTGTCGGCATCACGAATGTACACAGTTGTGGAAGAATTATCGGGTCACGTGACAGTCTGCCTGAGTGCCGAGGCCCCCTTTCAAGACATGTACGATGACTCGATCTACGGAGGCATGGGCATGAAGCTTCTGCACACCGGAGGTGGCCATTATGAGGGCTGCTTCGAGGTTCCACGTGACAGCGGATTTCGGTTCAGGTTCACTCGAGGCTTCCGGCAGTTTGAAACCGATGCAGATGGAAAGCCACTTCCCAATCGGGTGTTTCGTGCCCATGATAACCTGTCACTTCATTACAAAATCCAGTCTTGGGGCAGCATGGCTGCCAAAGCCGGGAACAGGAGGTAG